The Coffea arabica cultivar ET-39 chromosome 1e, Coffea Arabica ET-39 HiFi, whole genome shotgun sequence genome has a window encoding:
- the LOC113740880 gene encoding DELLA protein RGL1-like, whose product MEDYEADEQEANGGKKQRQPPQPPDTDWFDVEDNSLYGLYQQQNNPTPSKVAFLEGGQQATSTPPQFNWVQNDFQHLVSTPAVHSFQPIYDQATAKNNEQPQQQRLPETGGKWQQLKGKTHSFTLASLELLSNYGKGFKNAAREDQNWSNDSPTNIDQDSSQGRRLSLGEIIRAAGARYIQFSTKNVDGFSGLIHPYASAITDISVAETADVELVQFLLIAAECVGHKKFDLASGLITRCLCIASDSGNAAQRIVFHFAEALQHRIDMQTGKITPERIIERFAYARNLELDFNLSFLACHQAIPFTQVTQFAAMQAVIDNVKSATKIHLVDLHIRSGVQWTVLMQALVERDDRPALRITAVGTMNKQRMEETGKRLISFAQSLNLSLSFNVVMVSDMEELKEDMLSKAPDEAVAVYSPLILRTMISKPESLRNVIKVIRRMKPAVVVVTEVEANHNSPLFISRFTESLFFYSAFFDCLEDCMERNNEHRKTIEGIYLGEGIRNMVGSEGDKRCTRNVMIDVWREFFTRYGMVEVELSHSSLQQANMILKKFHKASSCNLINTGKGIVIGWKGTPIHSLTTWKFM is encoded by the coding sequence ATGGAGGACTACGAAGCAGATGAACAAGAAGCCAACGGAGGTAAAAAACAGCGACAACCACCACAGCCGCCGGATACTGATTGGTTCGATGTGGAAGATAACAGTCTCTATGGCCTTTATCAGCAACAGAACAATCCCACGCCCAGCAAGGTTGCTTTCTTGGAAGGTGGTCAACAAGCTACGAGTACTCCGCCGCAGTTTAATTGGGTACAGAATGATTTCCAGCACCTGGTCAGCACGCCTGCAGTGCATTCATTCCAACCAATTTATGATCAGGCCACGGCCAAGAACAACGAGCAGCCGCAGCAACAACGACTTCCTGAAACGGGCGGCAAATGGCAGCAGCTCAAGGGAAAAACACATTCGTTTACCTTAGCATCCCTGGAGCTTCTGAGCAATTATGGGAAGGGCTTCAAGAATGCGGCCAGAGAAGATCAAAACTGGAGCAACGACTCCCCAACAAATATTGATCAGGATAGCAGCCAGGGCCGGAGATTATCCCTGGGAGAGATCATCAGGGCGGCTGGAGCGAggtacatccaattctccaccAAAAATGTTGACGGCTTTTCGGGGCTTATCCACCCATACGCTTCTGCCATCACGGACATTTCAGTAGCAGAAACTGCAGACGTGGAACTCGTGCAGTTTCTTTTGATTGCAGCCGAGTGCGTGGGTCACAAAAAGTTTGACCTCGCAAGCGGCTTGATCACTCGCTGCCTGTGTATCGCCTCCGATTCAGGGAATGCTGCCCAGAGAATTGTATTCCACTTTGCCGAAGCTTTGCAGCATAGGATTGATATGCAGACAGGAAAGATCACTCCTGAGAGAATCATTGAACGGTTTGCCTATGCAAGGAACCTTGAATTGGATTTCAATCTTTCCTTCCTGGCATGCCACCAGGCGATCCCCTTCACCCAGGTCACACAATTTGCTGCGATGCAAGCAGTCATTGACAACGTCAAATCGGCAACCAAGATCCACCTGGTTGATCTGCACATCAGGAGCGGAGTCCAATGGACCGTGTTGATGCAAGCTCTGGTTGAGCGGGATGACCGTCCAGCACTCAGGATAACGGCGGTGGGAACCATGAACAAGCAGCGTATGGAGGAAACGGGCAAGAGACTGATCAGCTTTGCTCAGTCCCTGAATTTATCCCTTTCTTTCAATGTAGTGATGGTCTCCGACATGGAAGAGTTGAAGGAAGACATGCTCAGCAAAGCACCTGATGAAGCCGTGGCTGTTTACTCTCCCCTAATACTCAGAACCATGATCTCAAAACCTGAGAGCTTGAGAAATGTAATCAAAGTGATCAGGAGGATGAAGCCGGCGGTAGTGGTAGTCACCGAGGTAGAAGCCAACCACAATTCACCGCTATTCATTAGCCGTTTCACCGAATCCCTCTTCTTTTATAGCGCATTCTTTGATTGCCTGGAGGACTGCATGGAGCGGAATAATGAGCACCGGAAGACGATTGAGGGAATCTATTTGGGTGAAGGGATTAGAAACATGGTTGGGAGCGAGGGCGACAAAAGATGTACCCGAAatgtgatgattgatgtttGGAGAGAGTTCTTCACAAGATACGGGATGGTGGAGGTCGAACTCAGCCATTCATCTCTGCAACAAGCTAATATGATTCTCAAGAAGTTCCATAAGGCCAGCTCCTGCAATCTTATCAATACTGGTAAAGGTATAGTCATTGGATGGAAGGGAACTCCCATCCATTCTCTTACTACTTGGAAATTCATGTAA